Genomic window (Nitrospirota bacterium):
CCAGGCGCCGCGTTTCAACTGCGCCACACAGCCATCGGGCAACACACGAGGGAGGTTTTCAGTGAGCCCTCCGCCGGTAATATGAGCGATGCCTTTGATGTGAAACTCGGCGGCCAGGGTCAGGATCTGCTTGGCATAGATCCTGGTCGGCGTCAGCAAGGCTTCTCCCAATGTCCGGTCCAAATCGGCCGGCTTGCTCGTGAGGGACAGCTTGCCTTCTTCCAGCAACACGCGCCGCGCCAGCGAATAGCCGTTGCTGTGCAAGCCGGTCGAGGCCAGCCCGATCACGGCATCGCCCGGTTTGATGGCACGCCCGTCGATGATCTTGGGCCGGTCCACCACGCCGACGGCAAAGCCGGCCAGGTCATACTCCCCTTCCGGATAGAAGGAGGGCATCTCGGCCGTCTCCCCGCCGATCAAGGCGCAGCCGGCCTGCCGGCACCCCTCGGCCACCCCCTTCACGACCGCTTCGGCCTTGGCGACGGCCAGTTTGCCCGTCGCAAAGTAATCCAGAAAGAAGAGGGGCTCGGCGCCGCTGACCGCCACGTCGTTCACACACATGGCGACCAGGTCGATCCCCACCGTGTCGTGCTTGTCCATGAGGAAGGCGATCTTGAGCTTGGTCCCGACCCCGTCCGTGCCGGACACCAGCACCGGTTCTTTGTATTTCTCGGCCTGGAAACGGAACAGGCCGCCGAACCCGCCCAGGTCCGTCATCACTTCCGGCCGGAACGTCGTACGGACCAGCGGTATGATCCGGCGGACGAGTTCGTCCCCGGCTTCGATATCCACGCCCGCCTGTCGATAGGTCGTCATTGGTTGCTGCTCGTAAGAGAAATGGAGTGCGGCATCTTACCGAAGCCCTGCTCAAAGATCAACGTACACAGGATGCTCAAAAAGGCCACCCAACGAGGCCGCAGGGAAGCTCGGCCCCCGAGGCGTACGCGGGGAGGGTACGTTGAGGGGGACGAGCGACTGAGAACAAAGTTGGGGGCCTTTTTCAGCATCCTAACGGAGCAGTTCGACGAGGGTTTCAATGTGGGCCGTCTGCGGAAACATATCGAAGGCCTGCAGCCGCGCCACCTTGTATCCGCCGCCGGCCAGGCGCCCCAGATCGCGCGCCAGCGTCGCCGGATCGCAGGACAGGTAGAGCAGCCGCCCCGTCCCGACTCGCAGCAACTCCTGGACACAGTCCGAACTCAAGCCGGTGCGGGGCGGGTCCATGAGGATGAGGTCATACTCGCCCGGTTGCACCTCCGTCAGCATCGCCTCGGCCGTAAGCGGCCGGAACCGGCAGCGGCCGATGTGGTTCACCTTCGCGGCGTGGCGGCAATCGGCCAGCGCGGCCTCGTTCGCCTCCACTTCGGTGACCAGCGCGCCGGCGCGGGCCAGGGGCAGCCCCAGCATACCAATACCGGCATACAATTCCAGCACCCGCACCCCCTCCAACGAGCCCACCCAGCTGGCTATCGTCTTGGACAACACCTCCGCTAGGCGCCAGTTGGTCTGCATGAACGACCGGTCACTGATTCTGAAGGTCACCTCGTCCAATCGGTCTTCGATCCAGTCCTGACCCTGCACCCAGCGTTTGCCGTTCTGGGCCACGAGCACCTGTCCCACGAGCTTCGGCAGGTCCTGAAACAGTTCGAAGACGGTCTGCGCTTCATCCGGTTTGGCCGGTCCCGTGTGATGGATCAACAGCAGCGACCCGGATGAGAGCGCGTAGCGGATCTCCACCGATTCCAGATGCAGCGACAGGCGCTTTCCCTTGGCCAGCCGATCTTCGACCAGGGCCGCGGCCTTGCGCATCGGTTCGGAGGCCAACAGACATCCGGCAGCGGGCACCGGCTCGTGCGATCCCTCCCGATGAAACCCCAACGCCAGGCGATTCCCTTGCCCCTGCTCTTTCTCTTGCCCTGGCCTCTTCTCCTGGGCCTTCTTCTGGTCCTTCACCGGGCGAAAGACCATGAACCGGACCGTGCTGCGATAGCCATAGGGGTCGGGAGAGGGAATCACCGGAGGCAGGCCGTCCACCATGACCTTGCCCACGCGGGCCAACGTCTCTTGCAGGATCGCCCGCTTCTGAACGAGTTGCGCCTCATAGCCAAGGTGCTGCAACTGGCAGCCCCCGCACTGCTCGTAGACAGGGCAAGGCGCCGCCACCCGATCCGGCGAGGCCACCAACACCTTTCCGACCGTCGCCTCCTGAACGCCCTTGTGCTTGGCCCCCTCCACCAGCGACACAGTCTCGCCCGGGATCGCCCCGCGCACGAGCACGACCTTCCCGTCCTGACGCACGAGACCACGCCCCCCCTGGACGAGCTTTTCAATGGTCACGGTCCGAATTGTCTCAGCCATGATGCATAATCCTTAAAAAAAACGGTTGTTCGTTGCATGATGCCGGAAATGACGAACACATCCGGCACCGGCAAGAGAAGAGGGGCAGAACCTCTTGCAGGCAATCAGCCTAGTGCTCGGGCCGCAGCTCGATGTTCAGCAGTTTGATCTTCCGATGCAGGTGGCTGCGTTCGATCTTGAGCTCGTCGG
Coding sequences:
- a CDS encoding phosphoribosylformylglycinamidine cyclo-ligase, with protein sequence MTTYRQAGVDIEAGDELVRRIIPLVRTTFRPEVMTDLGGFGGLFRFQAEKYKEPVLVSGTDGVGTKLKIAFLMDKHDTVGIDLVAMCVNDVAVSGAEPLFFLDYFATGKLAVAKAEAVVKGVAEGCRQAGCALIGGETAEMPSFYPEGEYDLAGFAVGVVDRPKIIDGRAIKPGDAVIGLASTGLHSNGYSLARRVLLEEGKLSLTSKPADLDRTLGEALLTPTRIYAKQILTLAAEFHIKGIAHITGGGLTENLPRVLPDGCVAQLKRGAWPVPPLCAMLGTMGKVEQEEMYRVFNMGIGLVLVVSPDQAEAVIRRAIELGDRGYRIGEIVAGPAGEKSVAYV
- the rlmD gene encoding 23S rRNA (uracil(1939)-C(5))-methyltransferase RlmD encodes the protein MAETIRTVTIEKLVQGGRGLVRQDGKVVLVRGAIPGETVSLVEGAKHKGVQEATVGKVLVASPDRVAAPCPVYEQCGGCQLQHLGYEAQLVQKRAILQETLARVGKVMVDGLPPVIPSPDPYGYRSTVRFMVFRPVKDQKKAQEKRPGQEKEQGQGNRLALGFHREGSHEPVPAAGCLLASEPMRKAAALVEDRLAKGKRLSLHLESVEIRYALSSGSLLLIHHTGPAKPDEAQTVFELFQDLPKLVGQVLVAQNGKRWVQGQDWIEDRLDEVTFRISDRSFMQTNWRLAEVLSKTIASWVGSLEGVRVLELYAGIGMLGLPLARAGALVTEVEANEAALADCRHAAKVNHIGRCRFRPLTAEAMLTEVQPGEYDLILMDPPRTGLSSDCVQELLRVGTGRLLYLSCDPATLARDLGRLAGGGYKVARLQAFDMFPQTAHIETLVELLR